GAGTTATCGAACCCAACTATTAATGACAttaccatttctctctctcagcaAAATCTATTGCGGCagcaggagagggtggaggagagagttcAGGACATCGATGAGCAGCTCTGTAAACTCGACTCTGACAAGTGTGTGGTGGAGGTATGTCTGATTTCTCTCACAaacactctttctctcccacacCCCAGCCAGTGAGCACAGGCTGCACACACCCATGCACATgcatgtatactgtgtgtgtgtgtataacggtGTGTGTTCTCTCCTACAGGATAGAGTGTGTGAGCTAAAAGAGGAGGTGCGTGTGCAGTACCAGCGGATGCAGCACTTCTTGGAAGAAGACCTGTCCCGAACACTGGAGGTTCTAGAGCGGGCGCGTTCTAGGTTCTGCCAGGAGAACGCGGGCCAGGTTTTAGCTCTGGGAGAACAGAGACACGAGGCCCAGAAGCTGCTCAGCTCGGTCCACACGGCCTTCGGCAAGGCTGAGGAGCTGGGCTTCATGAAGAATACTAAACCTGTCAAGATCCTCATGGAGAGGTGAGAGATGGCTTATTGCACACATTACAACTGTAGTCATGTTACAATTGTCATGATACACAttactattttatttatttagaacAGAATTCCAAACTCCTTATATCTTTTTATGACAGGATCAGACATGTAACAGGGAGACCGAACCGGAACTATATTTTTAATGGAGCGCTAATATACCAGGCTTGTTGCATACATATTTGTGTGTTGCAGGTCTCAAGCGTGCGTGGGAAGTGCGCTCCCTCCCTACAAGGTGGGCAGTCTCAACTCTAAGCTGTTCCTGTCAGAACTCTCCAAGAGGGAGAAGAGCCTACGGAAAACACTGGAAGGTAGGATCAAGAGAATCATCTTTACAGAATCTTCACACCTGTATCTGATTGTTTGTGTTGGTAGATCAAGGGAATTCATATTTAGCTTTGTAAGTCtgatccccctctttctctacctctcccccctcCAGCCCCCCTAGCCCCTCCCTCCTCGTTCCTCCAGTCCGTCCAGGCGTATCCCAGCGGCCTTGGCTCCGGGGCAGAGAAACGCAAACACTCCTCTGCGTTCCCAGAAAGCAACGGAAGCACTGGGAAAACGTCTGCTTCCGGGTTCAAGGACTCCTCATCCAAGCAGCCCTACCTAGGCCCAAACTCTGCCCCCGGGGAGGGCCAGTCCTCCAATCAGCAGCCTCTGGTTCCCTGTGGCTCCTCCCACATGAATGAAAATGGCGGAACAGGAAGTGGAAGTGGCTCTCTAACAAATCACCATTCAGGGTCTGTGTTCGGTCCCTCCCACTTCCCCCCTGCTGGCGGTAGCTCCTCCCATACTTCTCAGCAGGCAGTGCTCCCCCAGTATGGCGGGCGTAAGATCCTGGTGTGTACCATGGATAATTGCTACTGCTCTGGGGTACCCTCTGTGTCGGGCCACCGCGGCCACCCTCCCTACCCACGTTCAGGCTCCTTTCCCTGGGTAAGCACCCAGGACTACCCCCCTCCCCCTGGCCTGGCCTCTGGAGCGCCAGCCATGCAAGGgctggctgtcagagactggATAGATGCACAGcagacgcacagacacacagacttcTATGGCCTGTATGGGCAGCCCTCCACCAAGCACTATGTCACCAGTTAACACGCATACATttatctatacacacacatacttctACAGGCAAACAGCTCTCTACTAAGCACTACGCTACTAGTTAAATAAACACATGTCTACGTATGTAGACAAACACAGAACCTACATACATACAGGTACACACAGACATTCACTTCTACATGTTATACGGACAGTCCTCTGCTAAGCACCATGTTACGACTCGTATAGATGCACTTACAAGCACTCTCGGGGGCAGGGTTGACATGTATTCGTTTTCTCTGTCagacacacagtgtactgtatgaTGATATACGTGTCTTTGTGCAAAAACTGTTGACGCTGAAGCACTTCGGCTCAACTGAAATGTTTTCGCGACATCTCCTTCCCCGTTGTAGTGAGATCGATAGCCTTATGTTATAATTATTTTCCATGTTTATTGAACATGGTCTGATAACTGTAAAGAGAACAATGGTTTATTACTGTTACAGCTCTGGTTTTGTGTCTCCTTGCTGAGTTCAGGGATGTACTGTGCAGCTTGAACACACTCGCTCTTCCAAGTTCTCTTCTGTGTGTGGACTGGGACCCCCTCCCATgcactttggggggggggggggggtgttgggaTTTCTCTCTGTGTAGAAGTTGCTCTGAAGACAGGTCTAGGATTAGCTACCCTCCCTGTAGACCCAGGTCCAAGATCAGCTGACCTGTCCCAACCTTAAACATCAGTGGGTCAAATGGCAGAACCTGTCCCTAGATCAGGGTTTTGGGGCAACTGTAAACTTACTTCATTATGGACCTTCTTTATTCCCATTTATCCAAATCCCATCAGAGGGGATCCGACCCCCTTCCTTTGTGCTGCCAGGCTTCCCATCGGATTGAATTCTTCCATCTGAGAGAGCtccttttttttgttttattgatattCGGATCATGACATGAGTGATTCCCATATGGCATATGAGTAATCATACCATATGAGCAGGTATCATGTTTGTCTTGAAGACAATTGGACTCGTAGACAGGATGGTGGCTCGGCGAGCAACTACATGGCCTGGACTGTACTGGACAGACCAAACAAATCAACTCAAGCATCTGGGAGTGTGACGGTGACTATGCGTTAATAATGTACTTCCTGCAGGGTGACGTCACTTCCTTTTAACAAGCACACGCTCTCGGCTTCCTGTTTGCAGCTGTAAGCATGCGGGGAAGAGTTTTATAAAGCACTCtggaataaaaataaaaaataaaaaaaaacaagaagtGAAAAATAAAAAAGATGAGTGGAAGTAATGGTTGAGGTTTTTTTTTCATGAACTTTTTCTATGAGAAACTGGACTGTTTGACTTAAGCATTGGTTTAAAAAAATGCTGGAAAGGAACTGTTACAAGAACAGTCAACCAATAGAAGAAAAAAATGggaaacttttttttttgtaaatattttgaaATGAAAAATAAAGGACGTCAATTGGAGGGTTCCAAATAAATCAAGGCATTTAAGATACTTCCCTCCATTTCTTGATCATAactcaagtctcttcttcttttctCTTGTCAGCCTTTATTTTCAGATCTGTGAAGTAAATAGTTTTACTTACTGATACTGAACTACACTTCTAcgtgaatgtggatgctaccatgatagCGGATAATCCTGGCTGAACCATGAGGAGTGAGAAAgctagacgcacaaatatcatacccccaagacataacctcccaccattacaataacaggtggTGAGCATTTTGTTTTTGGGGGGGTAATGATATTTGtgtgtctaactttctcactcattattcacGGTTCATTCAGGATTAAccatcatggtagcatccacatttatGTAGCAGTGTttaaacatattcttatttacattaaGTGACCCCTACATGATTTACCGTTCTTTTCTTTTGAGCACTAAATAATCAAACACCCGAAACACACAGCAAATTCATCCAACAAATGTGCAGTCACAAGCTTGATaattgtagtcattgtgtgctatgaatatgggaccaaatacttaacttttcactactttaatacacgtgaatttgtcccaatacttttgctcCCCCAAAATGGGGGTGAATATGTACTGACAGTGATGTAATTTCTAAAAGGTTCACCCAATATGCATGAAAATACACtcattaaagctgacagtctgcactttaacctcagtcattgtTTGATTTCAAATCTGAGTATAGAATCAAAAGAAAAGACAATGCTTCACTGTGCCAAAAATTAGAGGGCACTGTAAATATCATTGCTTGGTATGTAGTGGGTTGAAGGGGAGACTCCCATAAGAATACAATCACCACACATATTGTAAGACATTCAACTGACCCTGTCATTTACTGGGTGTTCGTCTGTGTGAAGCTGCCAGAAGACCCTGTGGTCAGGGGTGGTAGACATACAGTCAAAGTTGTGCTGCTCTTTCTCTGTAGTGATGAGTCATGGGTGGaagcctcttcctctctttcactcAATCTCACACACTGGATCAAAGTCGTTCAGCTCCGTCTCTGGTGGAGTCAGGGGTGGGGAAGTTGGTAAAACCTTGAGGATAGGTTATAAAGAAAGCTGAGCTCCAGTAAACAAACTGGTTGGAGAAGTCATCTTGTCTCTGAGGCGAGGTTGGTCTGTGGAGGGCCGGGTGCCTGAATCTGGGTCAGAATCTTGAGTTGGCTGTCCGCCCCCTCACCcatacagctcacacacacagtcgtCTGTTAACCAGAGAAATTACCGAAAGAGAGACCGAGATCCACCCACTTTGCCCACCAACAGAACTACATACTAACATCAGTAGTGTAATATCAGCAGGTTTTTATTGCAGTGGAAACTTCATGGGTAGTGGAGACacatctgagaaagagagagaggaatctGTCTATTAGGGTGGGTGTGTTTCAGGCTGACTACGCTGTAGCTTTAAAGCTTTCTGCCACCTAGCACTTTGGACCTCAATCCTCTTCAGCTAGCAGGGATGATCCACTATTagtgtgtgcgcttgtgtgtcAGAGGGAGAGTAGCCCATCAGCAAGCTAGCTCATTCTCCTTCGGATGATAACAGTAACTTTGTTTTTCTTTACAGCTATTTTGTTACATATACATTATTCATACATTTCACATTTATGATATATAATAGTTTGATTTACACATGAAATGGTACTCAGAAATGTCCAGTATACATGATACAGTACATGGTCTTCTATTACAGATCATGAGCTTTTAGCATAGGGgagattttgtgtgtgtgaagAGAGGAGGACATTACTATCTGCTCGTCGTCAACAAGGTTTGGCTTGACTAATAGGTTTCTTTAAACCCATATTCCTAGCTAGGCCATGCATGTGCAGGTTCACTAATCTCTTCATCATCAGCATGTCGAtacctagctctggtccagggcattaGTGTGGCTTGCTAACGCTGAGCTCAGTATTAGCAAGCTGCACTtaatgccctggaccagagctagttgATGTACAATGGTTTGGACAGTGAGGTGAATTGTAGATCAGATCATCTGCAGCAAAGCACGGAGTTTAGGCCAACCCTGGCCAACAAACAGTATCACATGACTCTGTTAATAAACGAGCCAGCATagcaccgacagagatggtcgcctcgatTCGAGTTCTTagaaaactatgcagtattttttttaaatgtattatttcttacattgttaccccaggaaatcttaagtcttattacatacagccgggaagaactattggatataagagcaatgtcaacttaccaacattacgaccagtaATACGACTTAACCGAAGCGGATGCTCTATtcagaccaccacccaggacaatggagctAATTCCAGTAGGCGATCCAAAACAACGAAGGAGCAGACGAAGCGGCTACTTGGCCAGGCTCCGCAGACGTGCACACCGCTCCCGAATATACTAgtagccaatgtccagtctcttgacaacaaggtagatgaaattcgagcaagggttgccttccagagagacatcagagattgtaacattctctgtttcacgggaACATGGCTCTCGGTATATGTTGTCGGAATCAgttcagccaccgggcttctccatgcatcgcgccgacagagatAAATACCTCTCTGGGAAAAGGAAGGGCGGGGGGTGTATGCTTTATGATTAaggactcatggtgtaatcataacaacatacaggaactcaagtc
The Oncorhynchus nerka isolate Pitt River linkage group LG28, Oner_Uvic_2.0, whole genome shotgun sequence genome window above contains:
- the LOC115113007 gene encoding E3 ubiquitin-protein ligase TRIM8-like isoform X2; protein product: MASNMATSDLSETWRNCFEEELICPICLHVFSEPIQLPCKHNFCRGCISEAWAKDSSLVRCPECNHAYSQKPALEKNHKLSNIVDKFNALSVEKAASPVLQCILCRRGPPLPAVKVCLRCSAPCCQSHVQTHLQQPCSALGHLLVEAEAVKAWTCPQHDEYRLYHCEAEQTAVCQYCCFTRCHPSHGHGVTDVELRRNDIRQNLLRQQERVEERVQDIDEQLCKLDSDKCVVEDRVCELKEEVRVQYQRMQHFLEEDLSRTLEVLERARSRFCQENAGQVLALGEQRHEAQKLLSSVHTAFGKAEELGFMKNTKPVKILMERSQACVGSALPPYKVGSLNSKLFLSELSKREKSLRKTLEAPLAPPSSFLQSVQAYPSGLGSGAEKRKHSSAFPESNGSTGKTSASGFKDSSSKQPYLGPNSAPGEGQSSNQQPLVPCGSSHMNENGGTGSGSGSLTNHHSGSVFGPSHFPPAGGSSSHTSQQAVLPQYGGRKILVCTMDNCYCSGVPSVSGHRGHPPYPRSGSFPWVSTQDYPPPPGLASGAPAMQGLAVRDWIDAQQTHRHTDFYGLYGQPSTKHYVTS
- the LOC115113007 gene encoding E3 ubiquitin-protein ligase TRIM8-like isoform X1, which translates into the protein MVEEQRDQPEGGVFIACLSAAPKMASNMATSDLSETWRNCFEEELICPICLHVFSEPIQLPCKHNFCRGCISEAWAKDSSLVRCPECNHAYSQKPALEKNHKLSNIVDKFNALSVEKAASPVLQCILCRRGPPLPAVKVCLRCSAPCCQSHVQTHLQQPCSALGHLLVEAEAVKAWTCPQHDEYRLYHCEAEQTAVCQYCCFTRCHPSHGHGVTDVELRRNDIRQNLLRQQERVEERVQDIDEQLCKLDSDKCVVEDRVCELKEEVRVQYQRMQHFLEEDLSRTLEVLERARSRFCQENAGQVLALGEQRHEAQKLLSSVHTAFGKAEELGFMKNTKPVKILMERSQACVGSALPPYKVGSLNSKLFLSELSKREKSLRKTLEAPLAPPSSFLQSVQAYPSGLGSGAEKRKHSSAFPESNGSTGKTSASGFKDSSSKQPYLGPNSAPGEGQSSNQQPLVPCGSSHMNENGGTGSGSGSLTNHHSGSVFGPSHFPPAGGSSSHTSQQAVLPQYGGRKILVCTMDNCYCSGVPSVSGHRGHPPYPRSGSFPWVSTQDYPPPPGLASGAPAMQGLAVRDWIDAQQTHRHTDFYGLYGQPSTKHYVTS